A part of Citrifermentans bremense genomic DNA contains:
- a CDS encoding NfeD family protein produces MRHLLLLLLVLGLVLPMRLFGDEPRVAVISVRGPINPVTSGFLKQSLEAAGRRGDQLLLVEMDTPGGLDTAMRDAVQAIFASPVPVAVYVTPSGARAASAGAVIGLSADILAMAPGTNIGAAHPVGLGGGKPDQVMESKVVNDAEAYVDSIAKKRGRNVELARRMVRESISLTSEAALQQGVIDLVAGNRQELLEKLEGRKVLRGGKEAVLHLSGARVKSYEMGTRDKILDAISNPDVAYMLMLLGIAGLFFELSNPGVILPGVIGGISLLLSFFALQTLPVNYAGIALILLAIVLFIAEIKVVSYGMLAVGGIVSMVLGSLMLFPSPEPYLRLSWSVLISTVLLTAGFFIVVVAKVVQAHREKPITGAEGMLGEEGVADSDIDPEGRVLVRGEYWNAVSGETIRAGERVRVVEVKGLHLTVETAGKEKI; encoded by the coding sequence ATGAGACATCTACTCCTGTTGTTGCTGGTTCTGGGGCTGGTGCTGCCGATGCGGCTTTTCGGGGATGAGCCCCGGGTGGCGGTGATCTCGGTGCGCGGCCCGATCAACCCGGTCACCTCCGGGTTCCTGAAGCAGAGCCTGGAGGCGGCGGGAAGACGCGGTGACCAGCTCCTTCTGGTCGAGATGGACACCCCTGGGGGGCTCGACACGGCGATGCGCGACGCGGTGCAGGCCATCTTCGCGAGCCCGGTTCCGGTCGCGGTCTACGTCACCCCTTCAGGAGCCCGGGCCGCTTCGGCCGGGGCGGTGATAGGGCTGTCGGCGGACATCCTGGCCATGGCCCCGGGCACCAACATCGGCGCCGCGCACCCGGTGGGGCTCGGTGGCGGCAAGCCGGACCAGGTGATGGAGTCGAAGGTGGTCAATGACGCCGAGGCGTATGTCGACAGCATCGCGAAAAAGCGCGGCCGCAACGTGGAGCTCGCCCGGCGCATGGTGCGCGAGAGCATCTCGCTCACCTCTGAGGCGGCACTGCAGCAGGGGGTGATCGACCTGGTTGCCGGGAACCGGCAGGAACTTTTGGAGAAGCTGGAAGGGCGCAAGGTGCTCCGGGGGGGGAAGGAGGCGGTGCTGCACCTTTCCGGGGCGCGGGTGAAAAGCTACGAGATGGGGACCCGGGACAAGATCCTCGACGCCATCAGTAACCCGGATGTCGCCTATATGCTGATGCTACTCGGGATCGCCGGGCTTTTTTTCGAGCTCTCCAACCCTGGGGTGATCCTGCCGGGGGTGATCGGGGGGATCTCCTTGCTCCTCTCGTTCTTCGCCCTGCAGACCCTGCCGGTAAACTACGCCGGCATCGCCCTGATCCTGCTCGCCATCGTCCTCTTCATCGCCGAGATCAAGGTGGTTTCCTATGGGATGCTCGCGGTCGGGGGGATTGTTTCCATGGTGCTCGGCTCGCTCATGCTCTTCCCCTCGCCGGAGCCGTACCTGCGCCTTTCCTGGAGCGTCCTCATCTCGACCGTGCTCCTCACCGCAGGGTTCTTCATCGTTGTCGTAGCCAAGGTGGTGCAGGCGCACCGGGAAAAGCCGATCACCGGCGCGGAGGGGATGCTCGGTGAGGAGGGGGTGGCGGACAGCGACATAGACCCCGAGGGGAGGGTGCTGGTGCGCGGCGAGTACTGGAACGCGGTGAGCGGCGAAACTATCCGGGCGGGGGAGAGGGTGCGGGTGGTGGAGGTAAAGGGGCTGCATCTGACAGTCGAAACCGCTGGCAAGGAGAAAATCTGA
- a CDS encoding Clp1/GlmU family protein has product MTIVPSPGWEELLKRLASLKGSAFFLGRSDSGKTTLIRYLLTQLCQAGHPVALVDADVGQSSLGLPGAVSRRSFRAAPEEGPLRWEHLSFLGSVTPAPILSLLAAETGRMVLDSRQEAPLTLVDSTGLVDGPLGVALKLAKIRAVAPELVVAVTGGSELDPILRAVPDRVEIVRLPPSDHVLRRSPVQRIRRRQARLAAHLEGARETMIATRRLVFLHRGAPVHPVFTPPEAGTVIGLNHLAETRALAVVTEADADSLTVSTALSSLRGIDRVILGDFSYDPKAPLLGDDDPLPEGERVARGGP; this is encoded by the coding sequence ATGACCATCGTCCCCAGTCCCGGGTGGGAGGAACTCCTGAAGCGGCTGGCCTCGCTCAAGGGGAGCGCGTTCTTCCTGGGGCGAAGCGATTCCGGCAAGACCACGTTGATCCGGTACCTGCTGACGCAACTCTGCCAAGCCGGCCACCCGGTGGCGCTCGTCGACGCCGACGTCGGGCAGTCCTCTCTTGGGCTCCCCGGCGCGGTGAGCCGGCGCAGCTTCCGCGCCGCTCCCGAAGAGGGCCCGCTTCGCTGGGAGCATCTCTCCTTTCTCGGCTCCGTCACCCCCGCTCCCATCCTTTCGCTGCTTGCCGCCGAGACCGGCAGGATGGTGCTCGACTCGCGCCAGGAAGCCCCACTTACCCTCGTTGACAGCACCGGACTGGTGGACGGTCCGCTGGGAGTGGCGCTGAAGCTCGCCAAGATCCGCGCCGTCGCCCCTGAACTCGTGGTTGCCGTTACCGGCGGCTCCGAGCTCGATCCCATCCTGCGTGCGGTGCCAGACAGGGTCGAGATCGTCCGGCTCCCTCCCTCTGACCACGTGCTGCGCCGCAGCCCGGTGCAGCGCATACGGCGCCGGCAGGCGAGGCTGGCGGCGCACCTTGAAGGCGCGCGGGAAACGATGATCGCCACGCGCAGGCTCGTCTTTTTGCACCGTGGCGCACCGGTGCACCCCGTTTTCACCCCGCCCGAGGCGGGTACCGTCATCGGCCTCAACCATCTCGCCGAGACCCGGGCGCTGGCGGTGGTGACCGAGGCGGATGCCGATTCGCTCACCGTTTCAACCGCTCTCTCCTCCCTGCGCGGCATCGACCGCGTGATCCTGGGGGATTTCAGCTACGATCCCAAGGCGCCGCTTTTAGGCGATGATGACCCGCTCCCCGAGGGTGAGAGGGTAGCGCGTGGAGGTCCGTGA